Below is a window of Pelobates fuscus isolate aPelFus1 chromosome 13, aPelFus1.pri, whole genome shotgun sequence DNA.
AAGCAGCGGGTTACCCACTCCCTCTGTGGAAATCATGGTGCCCCAGTCTATGCccaactcctcctcctcttcttccctgGCCCCCATTCTCCCCCTGGGTGAGTTGTCCTCTGAGTCAGAGGACAGCCCCACAACACTGTGCTCCTTTTTCCCCAAAATGGCAAATCTCAAGCTTTCCAATCCAGCTAACCTTCTGAGCCTCCGCAGTTTCTCCTCTGGGACAGGCAAGGAGACAGGCAGCCCGGGGGATCAGGTAGATACCCCGACAGGGGGTGGAAGCCCAGACTCAGGGAGAACTTTCACTGTTTTCTCCCAGGATATGAACAAGCTGAGCTGCGGCAGGAAGTCCCGAGTGGAAGGTGGGCAACTGGCCGGGGATGAATGGACCAGGCATGGCAGTTTTGTAAATAAGCCCACACGTGGCTGGCTACACCCAGATGAGAAGGTGATGGGTCCCGGAGTGTCCTACCTCGTCAGGGTAAGATACGCTTTTATCCCTATGTGTGTTTGCTGTGAGCTATGGAAAAATATGGGAATTGAGGtgcactttttttaattttcaatgaaGGATTTTGTATTCTGTACATCCCGTTCTGCCCAGGATATTCTTTACCTTTCCTGAACTAAACTCCCCCTAACAGTTGTGTTCCTGCACCTCCATCCATCTCTACAGCTCTCTCTGCTGTTCCTTTAATGCCCACACTCCGTCCTGTCCCAGGATTTTAACATTCCAGTCCTCCCTTCTATTCCTGTAATGCCTTTGCTGCTCCATCCTGCCCTGTGGACCTCTATTCCTGCCTTTCTTCCTTCCTGATCCATATCCTGGTCAAACACTGAATGAGTTGCAGGGAAACCAGACTTAATATGCTGCCAGAATGAGTGGCTCTTGGTGCTGTGTGATATTTTTGAGCGATGCGCCGGCATGTTTAGAAATATACTCACGGCCTCCTTCACCTGCACTCTTTCATTCTCTCTTACAGTATATGGGTTGTGTAGAGGTCCTGCAGTCCATGAGGGCCCTGGATTTTAATACCCGCACACAAGTCACAAGGTGAGGGACTCTCTACTTTTACTATTAATTCATTTCCTCAAAACCAAGTTTGTAAAGTTCTGCTCATTAGATTATCAGCTCTAGCGCTGGAAAGTCAGCAATGCCTGTGGGATGATGTATAGTATCTTGCTTGTCCTCTGACATGCAAGAAAACAGTTGGATGCTATCACTGTGTATTTGTGGATCAACTCAGTCTGATTTTACGTcaaagtgtctgtgtctgtctgtacagGGAAGCCATCAGCCTGGTGTGCGATGCTGTACCTAGTTCCAAAGGGGCCCTGCGAAGGAGAAAGGTATGTCCTTGTTGCGTATACATTAATAAGTTAACATAACTTTAGCGGTGCTAGGGTTAAATGATTAAAGTCATTCTAATAACAAAGAGTAATTGGAAGGATCAATAATGTGAGATTGTGTCTGGCTTGTATCTGCTAATGGACGTGGGCTAGGAGCAGAGGGTAactccctctctgtctcttctGCCTCTATACATATTCCAGGCCAGGGCCTTGACACTAAGTGTCTCTGACATGTTTCTGCTAATCAGAGATAATGGAGTGTACTGGCATTATTAGAGGGAGAGGCTGGCTGATTTATTGATTAGCCTGCGTGTACTGTACAGAGATCTGAGCCCCGGCAATCTGTGCACATTGAACACCGCGTGCTCACTCCCCGGCCCACCTTCTCTCCATAACTCTTTCAAACCCCATATCTCATCTGATGATCAGTGTGTGGCCATCCTTCCATCTCCCTTTTCTAACACTCTCATTTGCCCTCAGACCGGTGGACGGGCACTAAACTCCATTCTTGGGAAGAGCAACCTAAAGTTTGCTGGCATGCCGATCACTTTAACCGTGTCCACCAGTAGCCTGAATCTAATGGCCTCTGACTGCAAACAGGTAAAACACTCAGTGGAGCTTGCTATTTGCTTCTTTTTCAGTTGTGGAATTGTAACATGACCTAATATGAGATGACCTGGTGTAGCCAGATATTGGTTGTGATGTAATATCACCTGCTGCGTCTCTATTAATTGTACATTATGTCATTTCTTCCAACAGATCATTGCGAACCATCACATGCAGTCAATATCCTTCGCTTCTGGGGGAGATCCGGTAAGAGCGCTGCTCagtctagatcaggggttcccaaaaggtagattcaccCTAGATGTttgaaaactacagcttccatgatgctttttcattctaaagacatgcaaagcatcatgggatttgtagtgctTTAACAGCTGGGAATCTGCCTTTTGGGTGCCCCTGGTCTAGATATTCAGAAGATTGAACCACATGGATATATTTTGCAGATATGTCCTTTGTGCTGGGGGTAAATATAGGTTGTATTAACTGCATTCTGTTTATAGGGGTGAGGGTGGATATTAGATATGTAATGGTATACactgtgctgtgtgtggtgtttgTGGTTGGTGCTATCCTTGGTTGGTAataacagttttacattttatttaggaCACAGCTGACTATGTTGCGTACGTTGCCAAAGATCCAGTGAatcagagaggtgagaccttctcgtgtgtgtgtgtgtgtgtgtgtgttttaatgacAGTATGTACTCTACACAGGGTCATATATAAAGTATAATGGGAGGGGACAGAGTAGTGGAAGAGGAACGTTGTAATAGAAAGTGTGCCGTTATAAGGCATGCAGGGAGTTTGGCTGCATGGAACAGTGTATTGAGGGGTGGGGAGGGCGGTGTGCAGAGTAGGAGCTGGGAGTGATGTAGTATAGGGGAAAGGGTACAGCATGGGGTACTGGTTGGAAGGTCTGTTTATGGTGTGCTGAGTGGGGAGTGTGTGGCTAAGTGGAATGGATGTTTAATGGATACCTCAGACTGGAGGTTTCccattttaaatgcattatatagacaataaataatgcagtaaaaaatgcaaagaaaaaagaaGATATGCCCCTTTTGATGTTATATTTGCGGCAAATCCCTGGGCCCAGAGCAGAAAATGACACTAATTTGGAATGCCCCAATTCTTTTCAGATCTGAGCTTATCCCACAAACTCTCTATCCAGCAGTTCAGAACTTGGCAGGGATCCAACTGCTGACCGCTTACTCATTGCTCCATTCACAGTTCTTTGAGTGAAGTTATCAGGTGCAATCTCCCATGTACACATTTGTGGCTCCGTCCCCCTTACAGCTTACTGTGCCGAGGTAGTTGAAGGCTGTAATCATATTTGTGCAGGCCTACAGGGAAGAGACTTTGGGCCATAACCTGTGCAAGTACGGTTCTTGTAAGGTGCATTAAGTGAGGAACGTGTAGTTGACATATAGGGTAGGTGGTTGGTTTGGCAACCTGTGTAGTGGAAGGCATACAAGGTTGAGAGTTGTCTACAGGATTATTTGTTAGGAGGGCCTGTGTGGTCAGCAAGTCTGTATATAGGGAATGAATACCTCCTGCTTGTTTGAGATTTCTGACCTATTCTCTGTACCATAGCTTGCCATATCCTGGAGTGCCCAGAGGGTCTTGCCCAGGATGTGATAAGCACTATTGGTCAGGCTTTCGAACTTCGCTTCAAGCAATACCTCAAAAATCCTCCCAAACTGGTCACTCCTCATGACAGGTATATTTACAACTCTGGACCACTAACACAATCTTGGGTTTGCTTCAGTGTGATTTGTAAAATCTCTTCATTCATCTTTGCCATTTCAATATTCCCTGCTTGTCCTTGACCGCTACTCTAATTATCTAGTCTAGCGGCCTCCTCCCTAGCTAATCATACCTTTTCCCCTCAATGTTTTCCTGGGTTCTCTATATTTACCTGTCAATGTATTGTACAGGATGGCTGGGTTTGATGGTTCTGCGTGGGATGAAGAAGAAGAGGAGTTTCCAGACCATGCATATTACAATGATTTCCCAGGGAAGGAACCACCCATCGGAGGAGTAGTGGACATGAGACTAAGGGAAGGTGCAGCCCCAGCAGTACCCAGACAGAGTCCGAATCACATGGGCGCCACTCTGGTAAGTCCTTTTTAAAATAGAGATAAATGAGATACTGTTATACGTTACAAGAGATTAATTCTACGTCTTTACTCACAGCCAGTGGGACAGGTTTCTGGATCAGAACAAGATCGAAAGATTCAACCACAGCCATCAGCACAAGGTACAGTGTCTACATTTGTCCAACGTGAACCCTTGTCTTTCACTCTACACTGATCTAACTGTAGACATTGTTGTGTTTTTCTCCTCTTTAGGAAGAGACAGGTTTCCAGTTCCAGGTGGCAAACCACCAAATCGTCCTGATCTGTTTGATGACCCATCCTATGTAAATGTTCAGAATCTGGATAAGACCAGACAACCTGTGAGGGCCACAAATGGGCAGAGGGATGTATTTGACATGAGTGAGTAGCCAGAACCTGCCCTGGatcatatataccgtatatactcgagtataagtcgagtttttcagcacattttttgtgctgaaaaaccccaactcgacttatacttgagtcaatgtctgtattatggcaatttacattgccataatacagacaatggggctgtgggggctgctgtgtgcgtttacttacctctcctgcagctcctgtcagctccctcctcctccgcgccggtccggtcagctcacagtgtaagtctcgcgagagccgcactataaccccacggctctcgcgagacttgcagtgggagctgaccggaccggcgcggaggagaagggagctgacaggagctgcaagagaggtaagtaaacactctgccagccccctcctacacagtgcacactgctggatcaccagggagtgagagcccccctccctggccagctaacaagcagggaggggggacgaaaaaattaatacaaatttaaataataaaatattactactaataaaaaataataataaaattaaaaaactattaatataacaaaaaaatgtaatattataataattttaaaaaaaaatgcccacccccccaccaaggctctgcatcactcatacacacacgctgcactcatacacacacacgctgcactcatacacacacacacgctgcactcatacacacacacacgctgcactcatacacacacacacacgctgcactcatacacacacacacgctgcactcatacacacacacacgctgcactcatacacacacacacgctgcactcatacacacacacacgctgcactcatacacacacacacgctgcactcatacacacacacacgctgcactcatacacacacacacgctgcactcatacacacacacacacgctgcactcatacacacacacacgcgctgcactcatacacacacacacgcgctgcactcatacacacacacgcgctgcactcatacacacacacgcgctgcactcatacacacacacacgcgctgcactcatacacacacacgcgctgcactcatacacacacacgcgctgcactcatacacacacacgcgctgcactcatacacacacacgcgctgcactcatacacacacacgctgcactcatacacacacacgcgctgcactcatacacacacacacgcgctgcactcatacacacacacgcgctgcactcatacacacacacacgcgctgcactcatacacacacacacacacgctgcactcatacacacacacacacgctgcactcatacacacacacacacgctgcactcatacacacacacgctgcactcatacacacacacgctgcactcatacacacacacacgctgcactcatacacacacacacgctgcactcatacacacacacacgctgcactcatacacacacacacgctgcactcatacacacacgctgcactcatacatacacacgctgcactcatacatacacacacacacgctgcactcatacatacacacacacacacgctgcactcatacatacacacacacacacacgctgcactcatacatacacacacacacacacgctgcactcatacatacacacacacgctgcactcatacatacacacacacacacacgctgcactcatacatacatacacacacacacgctgcactcatacatacatacacacacacacgctgcactcatacatacacacacacgctgcactcatacatacacacacacacacacgctgcactcatacatacacacacacacacacgctgcactcatacatacacacacacacacacgctgcactcatacatacatacacacacacacgctgcactcatacatacatacacacacacacgctgcactcatacatacacacacacgctgcactcatacatacacacacacacacacacgctgcactcatacatacacacacacacacacgctgcactcatacatacatacacacacacacgctgcactcatacatacatacacacacacacgctgcactcatacatacacacacacgctgcactcatacatacacacacacacacgctgcactcatacatacacacacacacacgctgcactcatacatacacacacacacacacgctgcactcatacatacacacacacacacacgctgcactcatacatacatacacacacacacgctgcactcatacatacatacacacacacacgctgcactcatacatacacacacacgctgcactcatacatacacacacacgctgcactcatacatacacacacacgctgcactcatacatacacacacacgctgcactcatacatacacacacacacgctgcactcatacatacacacacacacgctgcactcatacatacacacacacacacacgctgcactcatacatacacacacacacacacgctgcactcatacatacacacacacacacacacgctgcactcatacatacatacacacacacacacgctgcactcatacatacacacacacacacgctgcactcatacatacacacacacacacgctgcactcatacatacacacacacacacgctgcactcatacatacacacacacacacgctgcactcatacatacacacacacacacacgctgcactcatacatacacacacacacgctgcactcatacatacacacacacactgcactcatacatacacacacacacgctgcactcatacatacacacacacacgctgcactcatacatacacacacacgctgcactcatacatacacacacacacacgctgcactcatacacacacacgctgcactcatacatacacacacacacacacgctgcactcatacatacacacacacacgcacactgtaaataaatattcaattaa
It encodes the following:
- the SHC1 gene encoding SHC-transforming protein 1 isoform X1 is translated as MRPGPLLAVECKLQAGIMDLLPKTKYNHLRNESVSSMEDATSSGLPTPSVEIMVPQSMPNSSSSSSLAPILPLGELSSESEDSPTTLCSFFPKMANLKLSNPANLLSLRSFSSGTGKETGSPGDQVDTPTGGGSPDSGRTFTVFSQDMNKLSCGRKSRVEGGQLAGDEWTRHGSFVNKPTRGWLHPDEKVMGPGVSYLVRYMGCVEVLQSMRALDFNTRTQVTREAISLVCDAVPSSKGALRRRKTGGRALNSILGKSNLKFAGMPITLTVSTSSLNLMASDCKQIIANHHMQSISFASGGDPDTADYVAYVAKDPVNQRACHILECPEGLAQDVISTIGQAFELRFKQYLKNPPKLVTPHDRMAGFDGSAWDEEEEEFPDHAYYNDFPGKEPPIGGVVDMRLREGAAPAVPRQSPNHMGATLPVGQVSGSEQDRKIQPQPSAQGRDRFPVPGGKPPNRPDLFDDPSYVNVQNLDKTRQPVRATNGQRDVFDMKPFEDALPSSQAVVTMEEQLKREPWYHGKMARKEAERQLRVNGDFLVRESTTTPGQYVLTGLQNGQPKHLLLVDPEGVVRTKDHRFESVSHLISYHMDNHLPIISAGSELCLQQPVERRL
- the SHC1 gene encoding SHC-transforming protein 1 isoform X2 — protein: MEYVDMNKLSCGRKSRVEGGQLAGDEWTRHGSFVNKPTRGWLHPDEKVMGPGVSYLVRYMGCVEVLQSMRALDFNTRTQVTREAISLVCDAVPSSKGALRRRKTGGRALNSILGKSNLKFAGMPITLTVSTSSLNLMASDCKQIIANHHMQSISFASGGDPDTADYVAYVAKDPVNQRACHILECPEGLAQDVISTIGQAFELRFKQYLKNPPKLVTPHDRMAGFDGSAWDEEEEEFPDHAYYNDFPGKEPPIGGVVDMRLREGAAPAVPRQSPNHMGATLPVGQVSGSEQDRKIQPQPSAQGRDRFPVPGGKPPNRPDLFDDPSYVNVQNLDKTRQPVRATNGQRDVFDMKPFEDALPSSQAVVTMEEQLKREPWYHGKMARKEAERQLRVNGDFLVRESTTTPGQYVLTGLQNGQPKHLLLVDPEGVVRTKDHRFESVSHLISYHMDNHLPIISAGSELCLQQPVERRL
- the SHC1 gene encoding SHC-transforming protein 1 isoform X3, with product MNKLSCGRKSRVEGGQLAGDEWTRHGSFVNKPTRGWLHPDEKVMGPGVSYLVRYMGCVEVLQSMRALDFNTRTQVTREAISLVCDAVPSSKGALRRRKTGGRALNSILGKSNLKFAGMPITLTVSTSSLNLMASDCKQIIANHHMQSISFASGGDPDTADYVAYVAKDPVNQRACHILECPEGLAQDVISTIGQAFELRFKQYLKNPPKLVTPHDRMAGFDGSAWDEEEEEFPDHAYYNDFPGKEPPIGGVVDMRLREGAAPAVPRQSPNHMGATLPVGQVSGSEQDRKIQPQPSAQGRDRFPVPGGKPPNRPDLFDDPSYVNVQNLDKTRQPVRATNGQRDVFDMKPFEDALPSSQAVVTMEEQLKREPWYHGKMARKEAERQLRVNGDFLVRESTTTPGQYVLTGLQNGQPKHLLLVDPEGVVRTKDHRFESVSHLISYHMDNHLPIISAGSELCLQQPVERRL